Sequence from the Halobaculum rubrum genome:
GCGATCCGGGGTCATCGCGATCTCCAGCTCGTTTCGGGCATCGGTGATGTGGTCGCGAGCCCGGTCGTACACACCTGACACCGGTCGGATCACGCTGACACGATGGTTCTCTACTTTCGGCTCCTCCCACCGGTTTTTGAGTTCTTCCCCGGCAGTGCTCACCGTTTCGGCATAGGTGTCCAAGCGTTCGACGACGTCTTCGGGGTCGCGAGCACGCGCATGCAAACTTCCCTGCTCGTATGTCTCGACGTACCCCTCTCCCTCGAGGTTTCGGAGGACCTCGTAGATCCGGGCCTGCGGCACGTCACTTGCATCGGCGATCTCGGTCGCTGACGCGCTGCCCAACTCCAGCATCGCGACGTATGCCTTCGCCTCATATTGAGTGAGCCCGACGTCCTCGAGCGTCGAGCGAAGGGTCTCCGTATTCATGGAGGACAGTTGTGTAGGTGCAAATTAAAGCGTGGCTCCCTCGGGGAGTCGCTTAGTCTCCATTGCTCGATTGAAGATCGTCTCGCCGCTATCGCTGTCGAACATATGGATTCGGTCGCGGGGGAACCGAAGCCGAATGTCCTGCCCGATCGAGATATCGTACTCGCCGGACACGGAGGCGACCACGTCTCGGTCCTCGACACTGACATGGAGCAAGTTCTCACGCCCCATCGGCTCGACGACATCGACGCTCGCGACGACTGTCGCCGGCCCGGGGTCCGGCGCCAACTCGATGTCCTCGGGACGGATCCCGAGCGTGACGTGCCCGCGATCCCCGAGTTGTGCCGACTGCTCGTCCGTGAGTTCGTACGTGATCTCGCCACGGCGGCCCACGCCAGTCTGGGGATTGTACTCTAATTCGAGGAAGTTCATCGACGGCGACCCGATGAAGCCGGCGACGAACTGATTCGCCGGTTCGTGATAACACTCCAGGGGCGTCCCGAGCTGCTGGAGGGACCCTTCATTCAACACCGCGATGCGATCTCCCATCGTCATCGCCTCGGTCTGGTCGTGGGTCACGTAGACCGTCGCGACGCCGAGTTGCTCGTGCAGTTGCTGGAGTTCGGTCCGCATCTCGGTCCGGAGCTTTGCGTCGAGGTTCGATAACGGCTCGTCCATGAGGAACACTTCAGGCTCCCGAACGATCGCACGGCCGAGTGCAACTCGCTGTTTCTGTCCACCGGAGAGCGCGTCGGGGCGGCGATCGAGCAGCTCCGTGATGCTGAGCATCTCGGCGGTCTCGTTGACGCGGGCGTCGATCTCGTCGTCGGGGAGGCTGCTCGTCATCTCGAGGCCGAACCGCATGTTCTCGGCCACCGTCTTGTGTGGATACAACGCGTAGTTCTGGAACACCATGGCGATGTCCCGGTCCTTCGGCTTCGCTTCGTTGACGACCTGACCACCCACCCGGACTTCGCCGTCGGTGATCGTCTCGAGCCCGGCCAACAGCCGGAGCGTCGTCGATTTCCCGCACCCAGATGGACCAACGAGGACGAGGAACTCACCGTCCCGAACCTGGATGTTGAGATCCTCAACCGCGACGACGTCTCCCTCGTCGGAGTCGAACGTCTTCGTGACCCCGTCGTATTCGACGGCGGGGCGCTGTGAGTGGTCCGCTCGTGCCATTGTTTATCATACGACTACCTTCGCATCGACTTAGTCGTTACTACTGTAGTAGTAGATCATGGGCTATACCCGACGAGCCATGGGATGAACACGGGAGCAACATACCCGAACCACTGGGCTGTCCACGCGATCCCGAGCCAGAGGAGTCCCCATGGCGAGGACACGACGACCGGTCGGATGGGCCATCCCGCACCGGCGTGAGTCATTTCCCGTGGGTGCACGAAATCTGCGACGAGGTGGGCGGCCATTCCGAGCGTCACGAAGTTGATTGCGACCGTAGTCTCCGGTGTCAGGCCGCCGATCCAGTCGAGAAAGACGTACACCGTACTCGGAACCAGGAGCGTGTGGAACATCCAGGAACGGTGAAAGCGTTCGGTCACCGCGTCCACGTCCGGGAGCAATACGCCCACGAGCAACGGAACCGCGATGAGCGGGTGGTATCCGAACGCAACGGCGATGAACGCGAGTGGCACGATACTCGCGATATGGATCTGTCGATCCGTCACGACTCTCCCTCGACGAGTAACTCGCCCTGATACGCCTTGACGACACGAATCGCGCCCCCGCCCGCGGTTTCCTCGTACGCGACCACTTCCAGTACCGCGAGCAGCCCAGGCAGTAACAGCGGCACCGCAATCCCCAGTCCAACACAGATCAGGATCACCAACCCGATGAACAACACATGCAGCGCCGTGAACGCGGGCGTCGCGAGCAAGTGCCGTGCCGCATCCCACAGTGCTTGTCGCGAACTCGGTGCGCCCTCGCGTGTCAACAGCGTCGCCGCACGAAATGTCACCGCGATCATAGCGACACACGCGTAGACGCCGAGAAGTGACCCTATCAGGAGCGGGCCGCTCCGACTCGCGATAGCGGTCCCGGCATACCACACGGTCACGACGGCGACGGCGATCGGCAGCACCGTCAGGAGCGATCCGCGACGAAACTCCGAGCGAAATGTCCGCACAAAGACGTTGATTCGCTCTCGCTCGGTCGTTCGACCCCCTGCCGTCCGCTCGGTCACACCGGTGTGTGTCGCGGCCACGATCGCGATGATCGCGGGACCAAGCGTCACGACCGGGAGCACGGCCACACTGAAGAGCAGACTGAGCGCGATGACGCTCGTCAGGTCCGAGTAGGCTGCCCGACCGAACGCCGCAAGCGCGCCGGCGGGGTCAAGCGTCGGGCGAGAACTCACAGTACGGTCACCGAGCGTCCGGGTACATTAGTGCTTATTCCTACGGTGCTCCGTATCGAGGTCATCGCCGGCGATCGCTTGGAGGCAGGCGAGAGGGGCTGCAGCAGCCCACGCCTGCGGCTCACACGCTTCCCCGTACGTAACGGGGATATCGGTGTTCCCTCGATCGAAGCCGGCGAACAGCTCTGGCAGCCGGTCGTTCCCCCGCGCTCGGGCAGCCGCGATGAGGCCCTCCGCGATCTGACGGGCGCCGTCGGTCCGCCCGTATCGGGCCATCCCAAGAGCGACGAGCGAGTTGTCGTGCGGCCAGACGCTCCCGAGGTGATAGCTCTGTGGATTGTAGGCCTCATGGCTCGAGGCGAACGTCCGAATGCCCCACCCAGTGAACATGTCCGGTGCAAGCAGACGGTCCACGACCGCGTCGGCACGCTCCTCGGGAACGATCCCGCTCCACAAGCAGTGTCCCGGATTTGTCGTGATAGCGGGGATCGCGGTGCCGTCACCGTCGACGCCGACCGCGTAGAACTGTTCGTCAGGGAGCCAGAACTCCAAGTCGAACCGCTCCTTGAGGGTACTCGCAGCCTCCTGTAAATCGTGTGAGCGTGCGTGTTCGTTAGCTTCGCGGGCGATCTCGACACCACGGTCGAGCGCGTCGTATGCGTACCCCTGTACCTCGGCGACCGCAAGCTCCCCGCTCGGGTGGGTGCCATCGGGGTAGACGATGCCGTCATTGCTGTCCTTCCACGAGATATGGCGGAGTTGGCCGTCCTCTTGGTCGTCGTCGACCGGGTATGAGAGGAATCCTCCATCGGCTATTTCACCCGAGATCCACGTGAGAGCGCGGCTCACCGCGGGCCACAACTCCGATAAGAACTCGTCATCGCCCGTTCGTTGCCAGACTTCATGGACGAGCACGACGAACAGCGGTGTCGCATCGATCGTCCCGTAATACGGACGGTGTGGGACCAGCCCACGAGCGGCGAGCTCGCCGTGACGGATCTCATGAAGGATCTTGCCGGGCTCGGCCTCTACTGCTGTGTCGGTCTGTGTCGCTTGGTGAGCAGCCAGATACCGACACGTCCCCTTGGCGATGGTCGTCGACAGCGACAGGGATTGATACGCCGCGATGAGCGAATCGCGACCAAACGCAGTCGCGAACCACGGCACGCCAGCCGAGAGGATCGGACCGTGTTCCGTCTCCTGACGCAGTTCAAGGAGGTTCTCGCGACTCTCTCTCAACACATCGTCCCACGCGTCTTTAGGGTGAGCGAGCGACGTCTCCGTCTGCCACGTCCGATTACGATCGCGAACGTCCTCACGTGCAGCATCGACCGCCGTCGCCGGGGGTTCCGACTGCCCGTCAACGGTCACGGCGATCGGGAGCGAGCGGGTTTCCCGTGCATCGAGTTCGAGATCGATAGCTACCGTTCCGTCTCCACGAGCTGTTCCGTCACCCGTCGACACTGACACCGGGTCGTCTCCTCCTACCTCGATTGAGACGTGCCGGCGAAACTCGATATCTGACGGGGCGTACGTGAACGAGAGTCCACGGTCGCTCGTGGCCGTGTCAACCGTCCGGTCGACGTCGGCGACCATCCCCCGAACCTCGAACAAGTCATCGAAACACGATCCGACCGATATCACGACCTCAGTCTCGATTGCCTCGTCAGTGAGGTTCGATATCGAAATCTGCTCGTAGAGTCCATCCGTCACGAATTGCCTGCGAGACACGTGGAACTTTCGAGACCCCGTCTCGAGCGGTGTGCCGAGGTGGAGCAACCGTTCTCCCGGCCGACGATCAGTGACATCCAGCGTCTCGAGTTCCGGACCGAGCGAGAGCGTGTACCGATCGAGATGGCGAGTATCGCGGTGATAGAACCCATCGTGCTCTCGAGTCGGCTGTCCCTCGCCATCCGTTACGAGGAACGTGGACCCGGAAACGACCGTGCTGTCGCGCTTCATCTGTTTCGCTATTGGAAAGGCCGTTGATAAACGCACCGGCTGTTACTACTGCAGTAGTTCAGTTTGGGAAAGATATTAGTATGAGTACTCATACGTGAGGAACGAGCATGACAGACGATAGCAGGAACAACGGGAGGACGCGGCGACGCGTCATCGCCGGGCTCGGCGCAATCGGTGCGACAGGTGTTCTGGCGGGCTGCACCTCGGATGGCGGCGGCGGCCAGACCGACGACTCGGGGAGCTCGGGCGATGATAGTGGCAGTGGCGAGTCGACGTCCGAGGGGACGCCAACGCCGGTGTCCGCAGACCTCACGCTCTCCGGCTGGGCCGCGAACAACGAGGAGTCGGCGTTGCTGGATGAGTTGGTCAGCAACTTCAACAGCGAACACGACGGGATCAACGTCGAGTACAACGCGATCCAGTCGAAGTACAAACAGAAGCTGCGGACGCAGCTCGGTGCCGGGAACGCCCCCGACGTGTTCTATGTCGATTCGGGGTACTTCTCGTCGTTCGCGGCTGCTGACGTGCTGCTTCCGCTCGATGACATCGCGGCCGCCGACTCGTTCAACACCGAGGACTTCTTCCAGCCAATGTTGGACGCGTTCCGCTACGATGGGACCCTCTACGGGATCCCCAAGGACTTCTCGACGCTGGGCCTGTTCCACAATACCGCGATGTTCGAGGAGGCGGACGTCGGCGTCCCAGAGACGTGGTCTGAGCTGTCCGATGCGCTGTCGGCGCTCAATGACAATGTCTCAGACGAGAGCTTCAAGGCGCCAATGATCGAGTACGCGAACGGTCGGTCGTGGTGGGCCTTCCTCTATCAGAACGGCGGACAGGTGCTTTCCGACGACGGCAGCGAAGCAGTCTTCGCATCCGATTCAGGCGTTGAGGCACTCGAGTTCCTGGTCGGGCTCAAGGAAGACGGCCTGCTGGCAGTCCCGAGCGATCTCGGGTCCGGGTGGCACGGTGCCGCCCTTGCGAGTGGTGAGGTCGCAACTGCAGTGCTTGGTCCGTGGGGGCTCCCCTTCCTCGAGGGCTACGAGAACAACCCCGGCATTAACGAGAACGTTGATGTTGCACATCTCCCGACTCCCAGCGACGGCGAGCGGGCGACGATCGCGTACACTGTCTCCTACAGCGCCTCCGCGAACACGAGTTCGACCGCGGGGTCGAAGGAGCTGATCCGGAATCTGACGAGCGACGACGGGATGGCCCAGTGGGCACGCAAGGGGCTGGCCCTCTCCGCGCGGAAGTCACACAGCGAACTCGACTACTATGACGATCACCCGCGCCGGCGGACGCTGCTCGAGGCCGGCGAGTGGTCGCACCCCTTCTCGTTCGGTCCGAAAACCGAAGCGATCGCCAACCGAATCCGCCCGCAGCTTGAGGCCGCGATGCTCGGCGAGAAATCCCCGTCCGATGCGCTTTCGACGGCCCAAGAGAAGATCAACTCCGAGGTCCTCTAACCGGTATGGCAACGGAGCCCCAACAGTCCACCGCGGAGCGTACCACCGAGCGCCTCCGGAGTGCGCTTCACGACCTGAAGGGGTACGCCGGTATCACCGAAGACCAGAACAACCTGATGGGGTTCGCGTTCATCGCCCCCAATATCGTCGTCTTCTCGCTGTTTCTGTTGGGGCCGGTCCTGTTCGCCTTCTATGTCTCGTTCCAAGAGTGGAGCATCCTCGCCGGCGCGGGTGAGTGGACGGGCCTCGGAAACTACATCGAGGTCCTCGAGCCGCTTCCAATAAGCTACGCCGACGGGAGCCTCCAGTGGCGTCCGGAGGTGTTCACGGAGCCGTCAACCAGCCTCTGGTGGTACTCGCTGAAGAACACGTTCGTCTACGCGATCGGGACCGTGCCGCTGCAGATCTTCGGCGGGCTCGCGGTCGCACTCATGCTCGACAAGCGGGTCCGACTCAAGAAGGCGTACCGCGCCGCCTACTTCATGCCGGTGATGCTGTCGGGTGCCGCCTCCGCGGTCATGTGGCGGTGGTTCCTCGCCGGCGACGGTGTGATCAACGGGATCCTCCCCACGTTCCTTGAACACAACTGGGCAGGAGACCCGGGGACCGCCCTTGGCGGCGTCATGCTGATGGCCATCTGGGGCGGGATCGGCTCGAACATGATCTTCTTTCTCGCAGGACTCCAGAACATCCCCGAAGAGCTGTACGAAGCCGCCCGAATCGACGGCGCGAGCCGCTGGCACCGCTTCCGCCACGTCACGTGGCCCAGCCTCGGCAACACGAACTTCTTCGTGTTCGTGATGGCGATCATCTCGGCGTTTCAGGTGTTCGGCATCGCGCTGGTCTTCTCGCAGGGTGGGCCAGTGTACGCGACAACGACGACAGTGCTGCTCATCTACCAGCGCGCCTTCGAGGAGGGTGCCTTCGGTGAAGGGGCCGCGATGGCGTTCCTGTTGTTCCTCCTGATCTTCGCGTTCAGCTACTATCAGTACCGGTACCGCGAGGAAACGGAGGTGGACTACTGATGGCCCGGTCCGACTACGAATATCCGGGGTACAAACGCAGCGGCGTCAGCTACTGGTCGAAGACGACGATCCTGTATCTGCTCGTCACTGCGGGTGCGCTGTGGATGACACTGCCGTTCTGGTGGACGCTCACGACATCGCTGTCGGCGTCGCCGACGGCCGCCACCGTCTCGTTCATTCCGGCGGAGTTCACCCTGCAGAACTTCATCACCCTCTGGGAGCGGCCGGACATTCTGCTCGTCAGGTGGTTCCTCAACACGATGCTGTTTGCGGGTGCGGTGACCGCGTTCAACCTCACCTTCGACTCGTTGGCGGGGTACGCACTCGCGAAGGTCGACTTCTGGGGTCGTGAGAAGATCTTCCTCGGGTTCATTTCGACGATGATGATCCCAGGGATGGTGACGTTGATCCCGGTGTACCTCCTGCTCGTTGAGTTAGGCTGGGTCAACACCTATCAGGGACTGATCGCCCCGCTCGTCGCCCAGCCATTGGGGATCTTCCTGCTTCGGCAGCACTTCAAGAGCCTGCCGTCGGCCTTGGGGGACGCCGCGAAGATCGACGGCTGTAACGAGTTCCAGACCTTCTATAAGGTGTACCTGCCGCTGGCGAAGCCCGCCTTGGCGACGCTGGGCATCTTCACGTTCATGGGCGCGTGGAACAACTTCCAGTGGCCGCTCATCATCGCGAACGACGCGGAGATGTACACGCTCCCGATCGCGTTGTTCGCGGTCCGGAACCAGTACTTCGCTGAGTGGGGGCTGATGATGGCGGCTGCGTTGATCATCGTCGCACCGGTGATCGTCGCGTTCCTGGCCGCCCAGAACTACTTCATCCAGGGCATGAGCCTTTCCGGAATGAAAGGCTGACAGGGGTCACGAACGGCCCCGCTGCGATCCGTTCTGACCGGTACTCTAGCGGGTCGATAGCGAAACCGGAGTAGTCACTAGAGCCACGACAATCCGGAGTAACGGGCGAGAGATAGAGATCTCCAACGTACGGATCCGAACTGAACGCTGGAGCTGTGTTCGAGCTCTCCGGTGCGATCCGCTCGATATCGGAGAGCTACGGAGTGACCTGCTCGTCGTCGCCCACGAGCACGATCTACTCCGTGGCCCTGCGTTTGACCCTTCGCCGCCGCCGCGCTCCGAATCGAGAGTATCGCGGCCGGGCTCTCGCGGCCGTTGTGTCGGATCGCCACCGCTCTCGATACCGATGAACTCGCTGCTCGAAAGGCAGTCAAGCAACTGCAAGGGACCGGTGAGGTGCCGCTCCTGCTCACAGAAGTCGAAACCGTACTCATTCAGCTTTGCTCCGAAGCAACTCCATCCGGCGTTGTGGCAACGGAGGCGTTCGCCTGTCTCGAAGCACTTGAGGAAGCAGGGAAGACGGTTAACCGCTCACGAGCAGGGATCGCCGCCGCGTGTCTCATCTACGAGTACGATCTGGTTGATCTCGCGTCATCACCAACGCACGAGGAGATCGCCGCGATAGCACGCATGACGCTCATGACGACGTACACATGTCGCGACGAATTGGAGACTGTCTTCGAAACGGAGTGACGTGATGTCCTCGTGACGCGGTTCAATACGAGTGAAGACACGCTGAGTGGCGTCTACGAGGAACTGATCGGTGGCGGATTGAACGAACTGGTTCCATTCACCGACAGGTCGTCAAGCACGACTTCGAGGACTGATGGGTGAAGGTAGTCGTCGAGTTTAGCTGTCGCGAGTGGTTCCATTTGCTCGACGACGTCACGAATCGTCAGCAGTGCTGGATGATCCGTAGCTCCCCGGAGAGTATGGAGTTCTGCTCGGTCAGGAGAATCCCGCATTACAAGACCGACCCCGACCGGCTGGCCCACGACGAGTACCGAACGCAGCTGAGTGTGTACTACCACGTGCTCGCAAGTGTGTACCCCGACCGGCCGATTCAGGCGACTGTCTTCTACACACAGACCGCTACTTCGGTTACTGTCGATCCGGTTTCGATCGACGAGCTCGGTCGGCTATCGAGAGGGCGACACCATTGACAACTCTACAGAAATCAAGGCAGAGTGCCTCGGGGCTTGACCCCGAGGTACTTCACACTACATTGCCCTGAATTCACTCGAACACGCGTCGGGCATACCGGTAGATTGGCGCCGCAAGCCAGTCGCGTTCCGACGCCATGTGCTCGAATGCAGCCTCCGCTTCGGACTGGGTGAGTACCTCACGGTCAGTAAGCGCACGGAGGATCAGCGGTGACACGGCAACGTCGCCGGGTACGAGCGGTCGGAGTTCCGGTAACGCCCGATAAGTATCAGTCGTCCGCGGGGGCGTCGGTACCGTCGGACGGTTCGAGCGAGACCTCGATATCCGCGGCTGCAGCCTTGTACTCGGGTATCTTTGCTCGATCGTCGAGCACATCATTTGTCAGGCGGTTCCCCGCGGCGTCTGCGAAGTGCGGGGTCGTCCACACGGTGCCTTCCTTGATGTCCTCGGTGACACGGGCCTCGAGCTCGATTTCTCCGCGCCGGGACGTGAGCCTCACGTAGTCGCCGTCCTCGATGTCGTAGTGCTCGGCGTCGTTCGGGTGAATGTCGACGAAGTTCTCCGGCTCGACGTGGGTGAGCGTCTCGGAGCGGCGGCTCATCGTCCCCGTGTTGTAGTGTTCGATGATCCGGCCCGTGGTGAGGATAAGCGGGTACTCGTCGTCGGGCGTTTCCTTGGGGGGCTGGTGGCGCACGCCCTCGATCCGTCCGCGGCCGCTTTCGGTGGTGAACCCCTCCTCGTAGAGGAACGGGTCGCCCTCGTCGCCGGGTTCGTAGCAGGGCCAGTGGATGCCCGTCTCGCCGAGGCGGTCGTACGTCATACCGTGGAAGATGGGCGCGACCTGCCGTAGCTCCTCGAACACCTCCTCGGGCCCCTCGAAGTCGAAGCTCCCGTCGCCGAACAGGCGGGTGCCCACGTCACAGAGGATCTCGAGGTCATCTTTCGTGTTCGGGTGGACCTTCTCGACGCCGCGCATCCGCTGGGTTCGGCGGTCCGTGTTGACGACCGTCCCGTCGCGTTCGGCCCACGAGGTGGCCGGCAGAATCACGTCGGCGTACTCGGCGGTCTCGGTCCTGTAGATGTCCTGGACCACCATGAAATCCACCGCAGCCAGCCGCTGTTCGACCATGTTGGTGTCAGGTTCGCTCATCACGGGGTTCTCACCCATGACGTAGAGCCCGTGGATCGTGCTCCCGATCTCGTGGGACTGTTCGACGTTCGTCAGGCCGGGTTCGGACGGGATCTCGAACCCCCAGACCTCCTCGACGTCGGCGCGGACCTCGGGATCGGACACGTCGCGGTAGCCGGGGAGGACGTTCGGCATCGCGCCAACGTCCGAGGCACCCTGCACGTTGTTCTGACCACGCAGCGGATTGACACCGGTGCCCGGGCGGCCGAGATTGCCCGTGATCAGCGCGAGGTTGATCTCGTTTTGGACGTTGTCCACGCCGCAGGTGTGCTGGCTCATCCCCATGCCGGTGAAGATTGCGGCGTTGTTCGCTTTCGCGTACTTCTCGGCGGCAAGTTCGATGTCCTCGAGGGGGACGCCACACTCCTCGGCGGCGGCTTCCTTGTCGAAGTCCGAAAGCGTCTCCGTGAGGTCCTCGAATCCGTCGGTGCGCTCCGCGATGAACTCCTCGTCGACCCAGTCGTTCTCCAGAATCGTCTCGATGACGACGTTGAGGAAGGGGATGTCCGTTCCCGGCTCCACTTGGAGATGCATGTGCCGGTCCGTCTCTCCGATATTGAACGAGCGCGTTGTCTTGTTGGCGTGAGGGTCGACCTGAATGACGGTTGCCCCCTCCAGTACGGCCTGTCGGAAGTACTGGCTGTTGGCAATGGGGTGCTGCTCGCCGGGGTTGGCTCCCTGGATCCAGAACACGTCGGCTGCCTCCTCCAGGTCGGCCATACTGTTGGTCATGGCGCCCTCGCCGAGGCTGTTTTTGAGCGCGTACACCGTGGAGGAGTGGCACATCCGCGTACAGGTGTCGACGCTGTTGGTGCCGTAGTGGCGGGCCAGTTTCTGGACGAGGTAGTTCTCCTCGTTCATGGCCTTCGAACAGCCGTAAAACCCCATCGCCTGCGGGCTGTGTTCGTCGCGGATGCGCTCCATCTCGTCAACGATCAGGTCGTAGGCCTCGCCCCACGACGCCTCACGGAACGTACCGTCGTCGTCGCGGATCAGCGGGTCGGTCAACCGGTCCTCGTGGTTGACTGACTGCGTCGCCGCACCACCCTTGATGCAGACGCTCCCCTCGTTGACCGGTGCGTCGGCCCAGGGTCGGAAGTTGACCTCGCCGTCCTCCTCTCGCGTGATTTGGATACCGCACCCCACACCACAGTACGGACAGATGGTCTTGACCGGCCCCCCGTCCTCGTTAGACATGATGCTCCCCCTTCGGTTTGTGAACCATTATCACTCGAAGCGTATTGGTCCACCCGCATGAATTTACATGATCCGAATCCCGCCGTTCCCCAACTGTAGATCGGCCTCGTGAACTATCTATCAGGACTGTCCTCGTCCCGAAGACACAGCGACTGCAGTCGGGAGACCCGTTCGAGGAAGGCGCAGTCGGGAACCCGATGCGGACTCCGAGCGATAATCCGGCTGCGCATATCACCCACATTCAAGCCCGCCGCTCGTATGGCCGTACAGACAGATGACGCGGCAGGTCCACGCCGACGTATGTCGCTCGGCTGCCGAGCAAACCGCCCTCGAACGCGCTGCAGCGGAAGCCCCGCAGCTCCCCGGTTCGGTTGTCTATCTCGCACCCCCCTCCGGGGACCCTGCGCGTATTCGCCAGACCTGGCGCGAGATCGCCAGCCCGATCCGACTTCGCGTTCGCACCTTCGACGGCCTCGTCACCGACGCGCTCGAGCGCGCCACGTTCCGCACGCGCAACAGCGCGCTCACCGCAGAGGCGCGTCTCCGCCTCGTCGAGAATGCGGTTGACGGGCTCGACGATGCACACCCACTCGTCTCAGCACGGACGACCGCCAGCGCACAGACCTACTCACAGGCGGAGAATCTCCTTTCGCTGTTAGAGTTCGCTGACATCACGGGCGCCGATGCAGTCCGCGACGACGACCGGCTGGCCAGCATCGACGTTCGAACTCGGGATGCATTGGCGGAGCTGTACGCCGCATTCACCGCTGCCCGCGACGACCACGCTGCCGAAACCGGCACGCGACCGTCGATACGCAGCGAGCAGTACCGGACGGTCATCGACCATCCCGAGGCACTCACAGCAGAACTCGATCCGGCGACGACCGTCGTCTTCGGCGGCCACACCGTGTTCTCGGCACTCGAACGCGACCTCGTCGCCGCGATCGCGGACGGAGTCGATCACGCTCGTGCCATCCTGCCGCTTGCGGGCGACCCGAACGCCGACCGACTCGCGGGCGTCGACCGTGCAGTCGAACGCGCGTCGGTCGCGTACGAGGATGCCGGGTTCGAGTTCGGTCGCTCCCCGACGACCAAGCCATCGGAGCTCCTCGTGGAGCGACTCTACCGGTTCGACGACCGAACCCCGTTGCCGACAACGGTCGTCGAAGCGGCGGGTCTCGACTGTCGTCACTATCCCACGGCAGATCATGAACTTCGCGGGGCGTTCCGACAGGTGGCCGACTGGGTCGAGGCCGGCACTTCCTCCTCGGAGATCGCCGTCGTCGTCCCCGACCTCGCCTCCTGCACGGAGCAAGTCGCCGAAGCGGCGGCCCAGTACGGACTCGCCCCGCACATCAGCCGGGAGGTCGGCCTCGCGAACACGGAACTCGGCGAAGTGCTCGTCAACGCCTTCCGCCTCGACGACGATGCGACCGTCCGTGACCTGATCCGACTCGTCGACAGTCCGCTTGTGGACCCAGACTGGCCAGACGAGCCGGTCGATGCTGCAACCGT
This genomic interval carries:
- a CDS encoding ABC transporter ATP-binding protein — translated: MARADHSQRPAVEYDGVTKTFDSDEGDVVAVEDLNIQVRDGEFLVLVGPSGCGKSTTLRLLAGLETITDGEVRVGGQVVNEAKPKDRDIAMVFQNYALYPHKTVAENMRFGLEMTSSLPDDEIDARVNETAEMLSITELLDRRPDALSGGQKQRVALGRAIVREPEVFLMDEPLSNLDAKLRTEMRTELQQLHEQLGVATVYVTHDQTEAMTMGDRIAVLNEGSLQQLGTPLECYHEPANQFVAGFIGSPSMNFLELEYNPQTGVGRRGEITYELTDEQSAQLGDRGHVTLGIRPEDIELAPDPGPATVVASVDVVEPMGRENLLHVSVEDRDVVASVSGEYDISIGQDIRLRFPRDRIHMFDSDSGETIFNRAMETKRLPEGATL
- a CDS encoding amylo-alpha-1,6-glucosidase, with product MKRDSTVVSGSTFLVTDGEGQPTREHDGFYHRDTRHLDRYTLSLGPELETLDVTDRRPGERLLHLGTPLETGSRKFHVSRRQFVTDGLYEQISISNLTDEAIETEVVISVGSCFDDLFEVRGMVADVDRTVDTATSDRGLSFTYAPSDIEFRRHVSIEVGGDDPVSVSTGDGTARGDGTVAIDLELDARETRSLPIAVTVDGQSEPPATAVDAAREDVRDRNRTWQTETSLAHPKDAWDDVLRESRENLLELRQETEHGPILSAGVPWFATAFGRDSLIAAYQSLSLSTTIAKGTCRYLAAHQATQTDTAVEAEPGKILHEIRHGELAARGLVPHRPYYGTIDATPLFVVLVHEVWQRTGDDEFLSELWPAVSRALTWISGEIADGGFLSYPVDDDQEDGQLRHISWKDSNDGIVYPDGTHPSGELAVAEVQGYAYDALDRGVEIAREANEHARSHDLQEAASTLKERFDLEFWLPDEQFYAVGVDGDGTAIPAITTNPGHCLWSGIVPEERADAVVDRLLAPDMFTGWGIRTFASSHEAYNPQSYHLGSVWPHDNSLVALGMARYGRTDGARQIAEGLIAAARARGNDRLPELFAGFDRGNTDIPVTYGEACEPQAWAAAAPLACLQAIAGDDLDTEHRRNKH
- a CDS encoding ABC transporter substrate-binding protein; protein product: MTDDSRNNGRTRRRVIAGLGAIGATGVLAGCTSDGGGGQTDDSGSSGDDSGSGESTSEGTPTPVSADLTLSGWAANNEESALLDELVSNFNSEHDGINVEYNAIQSKYKQKLRTQLGAGNAPDVFYVDSGYFSSFAAADVLLPLDDIAAADSFNTEDFFQPMLDAFRYDGTLYGIPKDFSTLGLFHNTAMFEEADVGVPETWSELSDALSALNDNVSDESFKAPMIEYANGRSWWAFLYQNGGQVLSDDGSEAVFASDSGVEALEFLVGLKEDGLLAVPSDLGSGWHGAALASGEVATAVLGPWGLPFLEGYENNPGINENVDVAHLPTPSDGERATIAYTVSYSASANTSSTAGSKELIRNLTSDDGMAQWARKGLALSARKSHSELDYYDDHPRRRTLLEAGEWSHPFSFGPKTEAIANRIRPQLEAAMLGEKSPSDALSTAQEKINSEVL
- a CDS encoding carbohydrate ABC transporter permease; this encodes MATEPQQSTAERTTERLRSALHDLKGYAGITEDQNNLMGFAFIAPNIVVFSLFLLGPVLFAFYVSFQEWSILAGAGEWTGLGNYIEVLEPLPISYADGSLQWRPEVFTEPSTSLWWYSLKNTFVYAIGTVPLQIFGGLAVALMLDKRVRLKKAYRAAYFMPVMLSGAASAVMWRWFLAGDGVINGILPTFLEHNWAGDPGTALGGVMLMAIWGGIGSNMIFFLAGLQNIPEELYEAARIDGASRWHRFRHVTWPSLGNTNFFVFVMAIISAFQVFGIALVFSQGGPVYATTTTVLLIYQRAFEEGAFGEGAAMAFLLFLLIFAFSYYQYRYREETEVDY
- a CDS encoding carbohydrate ABC transporter permease; translated protein: MARSDYEYPGYKRSGVSYWSKTTILYLLVTAGALWMTLPFWWTLTTSLSASPTAATVSFIPAEFTLQNFITLWERPDILLVRWFLNTMLFAGAVTAFNLTFDSLAGYALAKVDFWGREKIFLGFISTMMIPGMVTLIPVYLLLVELGWVNTYQGLIAPLVAQPLGIFLLRQHFKSLPSALGDAAKIDGCNEFQTFYKVYLPLAKPALATLGIFTFMGAWNNFQWPLIIANDAEMYTLPIALFAVRNQYFAEWGLMMAAALIIVAPVIVAFLAAQNYFIQGMSLSGMKG